A window of the Wolbachia endosymbiont (group A) of Pogonocherus hispidulus genome harbors these coding sequences:
- a CDS encoding NAD kinase, with protein MHKYKNIGYVASQSPKSQEVSKLLKKLNFINITEENKSEIDLLIVVGGDGFMLRTLHNYVIENKNTHVYGVNTGNVGFLMNKCFSRSEDLIDHIEHATSTQLTLLKMEAADINGKRYHYIAVNEVYVFRKANQIVEMNITINNKLKVEKFRGDGVILSTPTGSTAYNFSAGGPILPLNSNLLALTSINSYYPRHWNGALISNDTIVQIDINDTKNRPALVVSDYKEFHDISQIKIQKDHENTITLLFDKDYPLNERIFDRQFLY; from the coding sequence ATGCATAAATACAAAAATATAGGCTATGTTGCTTCTCAATCACCAAAATCGCAGGAAGTATCTAAACTATTAAAGAAACTTAATTTTATCAATATAACAGAAGAAAATAAGTCCGAAATCGATCTATTGATAGTTGTTGGTGGTGATGGCTTTATGCTACGCACCTTGCATAATTACGTTATAGAAAACAAAAACACACACGTATACGGAGTAAACACTGGCAATGTTGGGTTTTTGATGAATAAATGCTTTAGCCGCAGTGAAGATTTAATTGATCATATAGAGCACGCAACTTCAACTCAGTTAACTTTACTAAAAATGGAGGCAGCAGACATAAATGGCAAGAGGTATCACTACATAGCGGTAAACGAAGTATATGTCTTTAGAAAAGCAAATCAAATAGTAGAAATGAATATTACTATTAATAATAAACTAAAAGTAGAAAAATTTAGAGGGGACGGAGTAATATTATCTACTCCCACAGGCAGCACTGCATATAACTTCTCTGCCGGCGGTCCAATTTTACCACTAAATTCAAATTTACTTGCATTGACCTCTATCAATAGCTATTACCCAAGGCATTGGAATGGAGCGTTAATATCAAACGATACAATCGTACAAATTGACATTAACGACACAAAAAACCGTCCAGCACTTGTAGTATCAGATTACAAAGAATTTCATGATATATCACAGATAAAAATACAAAAAGACCATGAGAACACAATCACTTTGCTTTTTGACAAAGATTACCCTCTGAATGAAAGAATCTTTGATAGGCAATTTCTATACTAA
- a CDS encoding outer membrane protein assembly factor BamE: MRVLISFILLFTVSCTHTIHNHGAPGISVELWSKIKVGDDKEKVVHTLGSPILVSKFDGNVWYYVSYKIKQANFLGKRKYSSKSLQISFDQNGKVADTKETDISERSLAVPD, translated from the coding sequence ATGCGAGTATTAATATCTTTTATTTTATTATTTACAGTGAGCTGCACACACACTATTCACAACCATGGAGCTCCTGGCATTAGTGTTGAATTGTGGAGCAAGATAAAAGTAGGTGACGATAAAGAAAAAGTGGTTCACACTTTAGGATCACCAATATTAGTATCAAAGTTCGATGGCAATGTTTGGTATTATGTCTCATATAAAATTAAACAAGCTAACTTCTTAGGAAAAAGGAAGTATAGCAGTAAGTCTCTGCAAATTTCATTCGATCAGAACGGTAAAGTTGCAGATACAAAAGAAACTGACATCTCAGAGAGATCTTTGGCTGTTCCTGATTGA
- the rpmE gene encoding 50S ribosomal protein L31 has product MAEIDYHKVTIVMTDGQEFETRSTYGKEGDKIKLDRDPLTHPAWTGSLTSGSASKTSKLAKFNDKYGSIF; this is encoded by the coding sequence ATGGCAGAAATTGATTATCATAAGGTTACTATAGTCATGACAGATGGTCAAGAGTTTGAAACTCGTTCCACTTATGGAAAGGAAGGTGATAAGATAAAACTTGATAGAGATCCCCTCACTCACCCTGCATGGACTGGAAGTTTAACAAGCGGGTCAGCAAGTAAAACTAGCAAATTAGCTAAGTTTAACGATAAATATGGAAGCATTTTCTAA
- a CDS encoding class II aldolase/adducin family protein, protein MLLTKSKVKRDLVYAYQILSYLKLDDHTYTHLSVRSEDQKSFYIYPFGICFDEVNENSLMRVSLDGNVIEGTEYQYNKTGYIIHGFVYQARKDIQAIFHLHTPSIVAVSSLKDGLLPISQWVLHFYNKISYHNYNSLALSNTEGKRLIADLKENFVMLMRNHGSITCGRTIQEAMFYTYHLEQACKTQCLTLAMNRELSIPSEEICSKAVKDLLSFESNLGERDWHAWVRLIKSKL, encoded by the coding sequence GTGTTGTTAACAAAGAGCAAAGTAAAAAGGGATCTAGTCTATGCCTATCAGATTTTGTCTTACCTTAAACTGGATGATCATACATATACTCACCTCTCGGTACGTTCTGAAGATCAAAAGTCGTTTTATATTTACCCATTTGGTATATGCTTTGACGAAGTGAATGAAAATTCATTGATGAGAGTATCACTAGATGGAAATGTGATTGAGGGTACAGAATATCAATATAATAAAACTGGCTATATAATTCATGGTTTTGTTTATCAAGCAAGGAAAGATATTCAAGCAATTTTTCACTTGCATACACCTTCTATTGTAGCGGTTTCTTCTCTCAAAGATGGGCTGCTTCCTATAAGTCAATGGGTACTGCACTTTTACAATAAAATCTCTTACCATAATTATAATTCCCTAGCACTTAGCAATACAGAAGGAAAGAGGTTAATAGCTGATCTGAAAGAAAATTTTGTCATGTTAATGCGTAATCATGGATCTATAACGTGTGGTCGGACTATACAAGAAGCAATGTTTTACACGTATCATTTAGAACAAGCGTGCAAAACTCAATGTTTAACGTTAGCAATGAATAGGGAGTTATCAATTCCAAGTGAAGAAATTTGCTCAAAAGCTGTAAAGGATCTCCTATCTTTTGAAAGCAATCTTGGTGAGAGGGATTGGCACGCATGGGTTAGACTAATTAAAAGTAAGTTGTAA
- a CDS encoding ribonucleotide-diphosphate reductase subunit beta — MSLLEADPIYKPFNYPWAYDAWLQQQRIHWIPEEVPLADDVKDWKTKLSNVEKNLLTQIFRFFTQADIEVNNCYMRHYSNIFKPTEICMMLASFSNMETIHIAAYSYLLDTIGMPESEYQAFLKYDAMRKKYEYMLEFEESKKHDKKHVAKTLAVFGAFTEGLQLFASFAILLNFQRFGKMKGMGQIIAWSARDETLHTNSIIMLFNTFIKENNEIWDEEFKEELYSACRTIVELEDEFIKLAFDFGDVEGLSAEEVRNYIRYVANRRLMQLGLESIYDVNDNPIPWLDEILNGVEHTNFFENRVTEYSRAATQGTWEEAFTENDTNNK, encoded by the coding sequence ATGTCATTGTTAGAAGCAGATCCAATATACAAACCTTTTAATTACCCTTGGGCGTATGATGCGTGGCTGCAGCAACAAAGAATCCATTGGATACCTGAGGAAGTTCCGCTTGCTGATGACGTGAAGGATTGGAAAACTAAACTTTCAAACGTAGAGAAAAATCTACTAACTCAGATTTTTAGATTCTTTACTCAAGCGGACATTGAAGTAAATAACTGCTACATGAGGCATTATTCAAATATATTTAAGCCAACAGAAATATGCATGATGCTTGCAAGCTTTTCCAATATGGAAACCATACACATTGCAGCTTATTCTTATCTTTTAGACACAATTGGCATGCCAGAAAGCGAGTATCAAGCATTCTTAAAGTATGATGCTATGAGAAAGAAGTATGAGTACATGCTAGAATTTGAGGAAAGTAAAAAACACGATAAAAAACATGTAGCTAAAACTCTAGCGGTGTTTGGTGCATTTACCGAGGGGTTGCAGTTATTCGCATCGTTTGCAATTTTGCTCAATTTCCAACGCTTTGGAAAAATGAAAGGAATGGGGCAGATAATCGCCTGGTCAGCCCGTGATGAAACTTTGCACACCAATTCAATTATTATGTTATTTAATACATTTATTAAAGAGAATAATGAAATTTGGGACGAAGAATTTAAAGAGGAATTATACTCTGCATGCCGCACTATCGTTGAACTTGAAGATGAATTTATAAAGCTTGCTTTTGATTTCGGAGATGTTGAAGGACTATCCGCAGAAGAAGTGCGCAATTACATACGCTACGTAGCAAACAGACGGTTAATGCAATTAGGTCTTGAGTCCATATATGATGTCAATGATAATCCTATTCCATGGCTCGATGAAATACTAAATGGCGTGGAACATACGAATTTCTTTGAAAATAGAGTAACAGAGTATAGCCGCGCAGCAACTCAAGGCACATGGGAAGAGGCTTTTACTGAAAACGACACGAATAATAAGTGA
- a CDS encoding AAA family ATPase, with translation MVSINTKKQPAGFFIYLSGLPGSGKLSTAIELSNMIDALIVNSKFYNNVQICSIYNGVFERDQIPKEVQDRIYGIMQIMLQVIENYPIHSKNYIFIDELMENNDQNMRMYDSIVRLSKKMNTEILPVVLRCDLPTLQKRIALKRQRKNRKVTNVNSMIEQFRINNLFIPPSAIEIENSDMSIKEVAQEIVNQMHRLSHIACTRKNSL, from the coding sequence ATGGTAAGTATTAACACAAAAAAACAGCCAGCAGGATTTTTCATATATCTCTCTGGTCTTCCAGGAAGTGGTAAACTTTCCACAGCAATAGAATTATCCAATATGATAGACGCATTAATTGTAAATAGTAAGTTCTATAACAATGTTCAAATTTGCTCTATATACAATGGTGTCTTTGAACGTGATCAAATACCTAAAGAAGTTCAAGATAGAATATATGGCATTATGCAAATTATGCTTCAGGTAATAGAAAATTATCCAATTCACTCAAAAAATTACATATTTATTGATGAGTTGATGGAAAATAATGACCAGAACATGAGGATGTATGATTCAATAGTAAGGCTTAGTAAAAAAATGAACACAGAAATCCTTCCTGTGGTACTTAGGTGTGATCTACCGACATTACAAAAGCGTATTGCATTAAAAAGGCAAAGAAAAAATAGGAAGGTGACTAATGTAAATAGCATGATAGAGCAATTTAGGATTAACAATTTATTTATACCACCGAGTGCCATAGAGATAGAAAATTCAGATATGAGTATAAAAGAAGTAGCTCAAGAGATAGTAAACCAGATGCACAGGCTTAGCCACATTGCATGTACGCGAAAGAATAGTCTATAA
- a CDS encoding DUF1016 N-terminal domain-containing protein, giving the protein MTKIIAKEYTEFLEQLKEHIATSRYKAALAVNSKLILLYHHIGTEILKRQKEHAWGAKVIDQLSKDLRSTFPEMKGFSTRNLKYMRKFAEEYPDVEFVQEPLAQLTWYHNITLLEKIESHEIRLFYVKKAIEHGWSRNIMVMQIELGLHKRQGKAITNLLSK; this is encoded by the coding sequence ATGACAAAAATTATAGCAAAAGAATATACAGAATTTTTAGAGCAGTTGAAAGAACATATCGCTACTAGTCGTTATAAAGCAGCACTTGCAGTAAATAGTAAGCTTATTTTGCTTTACCACCATATTGGTACAGAGATCCTAAAACGCCAAAAAGAACATGCCTGGGGAGCTAAGGTAATTGATCAATTAAGTAAGGATTTGAGAAGTACATTTCCAGAAATGAAAGGCTTTAGCACGAGAAATCTGAAGTATATGCGTAAGTTTGCCGAAGAATATCCTGATGTTGAATTTGTGCAGGAGCCTCTTGCACAATTAACTTGGTATCACAATATCACTCTTTTGGAAAAAATAGAAAGTCATGAAATAAGATTATTTTATGTAAAAAAAGCTATTGAGCATGGCTGGTCACGTAACATTATGGTTATGCAGATAGAGCTTGGACTACATAAACGTCAAGGGAAAGCTATTACTAACTTGTTGTCTAAGTGA
- the gatA gene encoding Asp-tRNA(Asn)/Glu-tRNA(Gln) amidotransferase subunit GatA produces MNELKKLSITQMHNGLKKRSFSAVELVEAHISAVENEKLNAFITKTPEIAMKAAKAADKHFSRQKDDLISPLMGIPVGIKDLFCTKGIKTTACSKMLENFVPTYESTVSDLLLKSGAAMLGKLNMDEFAMGSANTNSYFGPVENVWIRESDGEKVVPGGSSGGSAASVAGFLCAGALGSDTGGSVRQPAAYCGVVGIKPTYGRCSRFGMIAFASSLDQAGVITRSVSDSALMLEAICGYDKKDSISSEKPVPKFSSFINGDVKGKCIGIPKEYRMDGISEEIVHNWERVASYLKENGAEVVDITLPHTKYAIPVYYLICSAETSSNLARYDGVRYGLRVDADTLEEMYSLTRAEGFGKEVKRRILIGAYALSSGHYNEYYEKAQCIRALIRNDFIKAFEKIDYILVPSAPTEAFGLNEKPDPLIMCINDVFTVPASLAGLPAISVPVGLSNEGLPLALQVIGNYYDEAGILNVASVIEQNCGRIIRPLA; encoded by the coding sequence ATGAATGAACTAAAAAAGTTAAGTATTACACAAATGCATAACGGGCTCAAAAAAAGGAGTTTTTCCGCTGTTGAACTCGTGGAGGCGCACATCAGTGCGGTTGAAAATGAGAAATTAAATGCATTTATAACAAAAACCCCAGAGATAGCAATGAAAGCTGCTAAAGCTGCAGATAAACATTTCTCTAGGCAAAAGGATGATTTAATCTCGCCGCTCATGGGTATACCAGTTGGCATCAAAGATCTATTCTGTACAAAAGGAATAAAAACAACAGCATGCTCAAAAATGCTGGAAAATTTCGTTCCGACTTACGAATCTACGGTGTCTGACTTGCTTTTAAAAAGTGGAGCAGCCATGCTCGGTAAGCTTAATATGGATGAATTTGCTATGGGTTCTGCGAACACAAACAGCTATTTTGGCCCTGTTGAAAATGTTTGGATTAGAGAAAGTGATGGGGAAAAAGTTGTTCCTGGTGGATCATCTGGTGGATCTGCAGCATCGGTTGCTGGATTTTTATGCGCTGGAGCGTTAGGGAGCGACACCGGTGGATCTGTACGCCAACCAGCAGCTTATTGTGGAGTAGTTGGAATAAAGCCAACTTATGGAAGATGCTCGCGTTTTGGTATGATTGCATTTGCGAGTTCTCTGGATCAAGCAGGAGTCATTACTCGTTCTGTCTCTGATTCAGCATTAATGCTGGAAGCAATTTGTGGCTATGATAAAAAAGATTCAATATCGAGCGAAAAGCCAGTGCCTAAATTTTCTAGCTTTATAAATGGTGATGTTAAGGGTAAGTGTATTGGTATACCAAAAGAATATAGGATGGATGGAATTTCAGAGGAAATAGTTCATAATTGGGAAAGAGTTGCTTCCTATTTAAAAGAAAATGGCGCTGAAGTTGTTGACATCACTCTGCCACATACTAAATATGCAATACCAGTCTATTATTTAATCTGTTCTGCTGAAACTTCATCCAATCTTGCTCGTTACGATGGTGTGCGTTATGGATTAAGGGTTGATGCTGATACCCTTGAAGAAATGTATTCACTAACAAGAGCAGAAGGTTTTGGTAAAGAGGTGAAAAGAAGAATTTTAATTGGCGCTTATGCGCTTTCTTCAGGTCATTATAATGAATATTACGAAAAAGCGCAGTGCATTAGGGCATTAATCAGAAATGATTTTATAAAAGCGTTTGAAAAAATAGATTACATACTTGTGCCATCTGCTCCAACAGAAGCTTTTGGCTTAAATGAAAAGCCAGATCCGCTAATTATGTGCATCAATGATGTGTTTACCGTGCCAGCAAGTCTGGCAGGATTGCCTGCTATTTCTGTTCCTGTTGGGCTTTCCAATGAGGGTTTACCACTTGCCTTGCAAGTGATTGGAAATTATTATGACGAAGCTGGAATATTAAATGTGGCAAGTGTGATAGAGCAAAATTGCGGCAGAATAATTAGACCTCTTGCATAA
- the gpmI gene encoding 2,3-bisphosphoglycerate-independent phosphoglycerate mutase, whose product MGIKSVVLCILDGWGNGVESSKYNAISNANPPCWQYISSNYPKCSLSACGADVGLPGGQIGNSEVGHMNIGSGRVVMQSLQRINQEIGTIENNVNLQSFISNLKSKNGVCHIMGLVSDGGVHSHQKHISTLANKISQHGIKVVIHAFLDGRDTLPNSGKKCIQEFIKSIKGNDIRIATVSGRYYAMDRDNRWERTIEAYEAIAFAKAPRHDNAVSLIDENYQNNITDEFVRPAVIGDYQGIKPEDGVLLANFRADRMIQLASILLSKTNHTEIAKLSSILSMMKYKEDLKIPYIFPPISFANTLGQTIEDNKLQQLRIAETEKYAHVTFFFNCGKEEPFSGEERILIPSPQVQTYDLQPEMSAFKLTEKLVEKIHSQEFALIVVNYANPDMVGHTGNIKAAEKAVLAVDDCLAKVLSAVKKSSNTALIVTADHGNVECMFDEENNTPHTAHTLNKVPFIVSCDNLKLRDGRLSDIAPTILQLLGIKKPDEMTGSSLISCITLCHSS is encoded by the coding sequence ATGGGCATTAAATCAGTTGTTTTATGTATACTAGATGGCTGGGGAAATGGAGTAGAAAGCAGTAAATATAATGCTATTAGCAACGCAAATCCACCCTGTTGGCAATATATTAGCTCTAATTATCCAAAATGCAGTTTATCCGCCTGTGGAGCTGATGTTGGGTTACCTGGTGGTCAAATAGGTAATTCAGAAGTTGGCCATATGAATATTGGCAGTGGTAGAGTAGTAATGCAAAGCCTTCAGCGCATTAATCAAGAGATTGGAACAATAGAAAACAATGTAAATCTACAAAGTTTTATTAGTAATCTAAAAAGTAAGAACGGAGTATGCCATATAATGGGATTAGTGTCAGATGGCGGTGTTCATTCGCATCAAAAGCATATTTCGACTTTAGCAAATAAAATATCACAGCATGGAATCAAAGTGGTGATACATGCATTTTTAGATGGCAGAGACACATTACCAAATTCAGGAAAAAAATGCATTCAAGAATTTATAAAGAGTATAAAGGGAAATGACATAAGAATTGCTACTGTTTCTGGGCGTTACTATGCTATGGACCGTGATAACAGGTGGGAGAGAACAATTGAAGCTTATGAGGCTATCGCATTTGCAAAGGCACCTCGTCATGATAATGCAGTATCGTTGATTGATGAAAATTATCAAAATAACATAACTGATGAGTTTGTCAGGCCCGCAGTAATAGGTGACTATCAAGGTATAAAACCAGAAGATGGAGTGCTGTTGGCTAACTTTCGTGCTGATCGAATGATACAATTAGCAAGTATTTTGCTTAGTAAAACAAACCATACTGAAATAGCAAAACTCTCTTCAATTCTAAGCATGATGAAATATAAAGAAGATCTCAAAATTCCTTATATTTTTCCTCCTATATCTTTTGCTAACACTTTAGGACAAACAATAGAAGACAATAAATTGCAACAATTACGCATCGCCGAAACCGAAAAATACGCTCATGTGACTTTCTTTTTCAATTGTGGGAAAGAAGAACCTTTCTCTGGTGAAGAAAGAATACTCATTCCCTCACCACAAGTTCAAACTTATGATTTGCAGCCCGAAATGTCAGCCTTCAAGCTCACAGAAAAGCTTGTAGAAAAAATTCACTCCCAAGAATTCGCACTGATAGTTGTAAATTATGCTAATCCTGATATGGTAGGGCATACAGGTAATATAAAAGCAGCTGAAAAAGCTGTGCTAGCTGTAGATGATTGTCTTGCGAAAGTGCTGAGTGCTGTTAAAAAGTCAAGCAACACCGCATTAATTGTTACTGCAGACCATGGTAATGTGGAATGTATGTTCGATGAAGAAAATAATACACCTCATACAGCACACACTCTAAATAAAGTGCCATTTATTGTGTCTTGCGATAATCTAAAACTAAGAGACGGAAGATTATCTGATATTGCCCCTACTATTTTACAGCTACTTGGAATTAAGAAACCTGATGAAATGACAGGTAGTTCGTTGATTTCTTGCATTACCCTCTGTCATTCCAGCTAG
- the tsaB gene encoding tRNA (adenosine(37)-N6)-threonylcarbamoyltransferase complex dimerization subunit type 1 TsaB translates to MSILAIDTVGTGSSIAIVDYDGNCFVERNSASNNHAESFFQILNTLFDKHNYNYDKIDHLAVVVGPGSFTGIRVGISAAQGINLATNKPLYGVNALEVQAYTISLLCTNSKKNIRAIIKNAQGFYTQLFDFNLLPLSGPTAARDPGSKCHATSSDCITHMDCNLNASHAGLLVHYRLKNKQKLNEVEALYLNEPQYMKSL, encoded by the coding sequence ATGTCTATTTTAGCGATTGATACTGTAGGTACTGGTAGTTCAATAGCAATAGTTGATTATGATGGTAATTGTTTTGTAGAGCGCAATTCCGCCAGCAACAATCATGCAGAATCATTTTTTCAAATTCTGAATACTTTGTTTGATAAGCACAATTATAATTATGATAAAATAGATCATTTAGCGGTAGTAGTTGGACCAGGAAGTTTCACTGGAATTAGAGTTGGTATATCAGCAGCACAAGGTATAAATCTTGCTACAAATAAGCCATTATACGGAGTTAATGCGCTGGAAGTTCAAGCTTACACAATATCTTTGCTTTGTACGAATAGCAAAAAAAATATCAGAGCTATAATCAAAAATGCTCAAGGGTTTTATACGCAGTTATTTGATTTCAATTTATTGCCGCTATCTGGTCCAACTGCAGCACGTGACCCTGGATCCAAGTGTCACGCTACAAGCAGTGACTGCATTACACATATGGATTGCAATTTAAATGCTAGCCATGCAGGACTATTGGTTCATTATAGACTGAAGAACAAGCAAAAATTAAATGAAGTTGAGGCTCTATATTTAAATGAGCCTCAGTATATGAAATCATTATAG
- the fabD gene encoding ACP S-malonyltransferase, whose translation MIFAFPGQGSQFVGMGKSLYSEFSVAKQVFDEVDSVLNRKLSNLIFNGYIEELTITENAQPAIMAVSIATLRVIEHVFGESLFSNYGIKYVCGHSVGEYTALCAAGALTLESAIKLLKVRSEAMHEASLKCEGGMVALLGAELNEVEDVLKSVQIDRVCEIANDNGGGQIVISGTREGLEILPDLLKNLNIKRLVKLQVSGPFHSSLMKPADEKVLEFLEGIKITRPIVPLISNVTAKEESDPKVIKTLLAKQIISRVRWREMVLYMASRGINKFVEIGPNKVLSNLVKRIDQSISTKSIGNIGDIDGFFDESLVLTAKNLKVGLS comes from the coding sequence ATGATTTTCGCTTTCCCTGGTCAGGGCTCTCAATTTGTAGGAATGGGAAAAAGTTTATATAGTGAATTTTCTGTTGCTAAACAAGTATTTGATGAAGTAGATAGCGTACTGAATAGAAAGTTATCTAATTTAATTTTCAATGGTTATATTGAAGAATTAACTATTACAGAGAATGCTCAACCAGCTATAATGGCAGTGTCAATCGCGACGCTACGTGTTATCGAGCATGTGTTTGGTGAATCTCTTTTTTCTAATTATGGAATTAAATATGTTTGTGGACATTCAGTCGGTGAATATACAGCGCTATGTGCTGCAGGGGCATTGACTCTTGAGTCTGCAATCAAGCTGCTGAAAGTTCGCAGCGAAGCAATGCATGAAGCTTCTTTGAAATGTGAAGGGGGAATGGTTGCATTGCTTGGAGCGGAGCTAAACGAAGTGGAAGATGTTTTAAAATCAGTCCAGATTGATAGAGTTTGTGAAATTGCAAATGATAACGGTGGTGGGCAAATAGTTATAAGTGGTACTAGAGAGGGTCTTGAAATATTACCCGATTTGCTCAAGAACTTGAACATCAAGAGATTAGTTAAGTTACAGGTTAGTGGACCTTTTCACTCATCTCTTATGAAACCTGCTGATGAAAAAGTTTTGGAATTTTTGGAGGGTATTAAAATAACCCGTCCTATAGTTCCTTTGATATCAAATGTTACAGCTAAAGAGGAGAGTGATCCCAAAGTTATAAAAACTTTGCTTGCTAAGCAAATTATAAGCAGAGTGAGATGGAGAGAAATGGTTTTGTATATGGCAAGCCGTGGCATTAACAAATTTGTTGAAATTGGCCCTAATAAAGTTTTATCTAATCTAGTTAAAAGAATTGACCAATCTATCAGTACAAAAAGTATAGGTAATATTGGTGATATTGACGGCTTCTTTGATGAATCATTAGTACTAACAGCGAAAAATTTAAAAGTTGGGTTAAGTTAA
- a CDS encoding cation:dicarboxylate symporter family transporter, protein MLQLLILLAVITSVAFFGHLVPMEAKTFLYSTSLSIKEVLLFIMPFIIFALIFSSVNNLKQSAIKFILLLIIMIFLSNLASSLIAYSVGHFILQNTYSIQDIKYEETIAPLWSFKLPLLLSNFHALACGFVSSIVVSILLPKKGKELSHKMLDLTLFILKAFLMPIIPIFVLGLALKMQHDQVLSIIFKDYSIIFIIIASATYLYVFLLYGAANSFKITSWIASIGNMIPAFITAMSTMSSNATMPLTLEGSKKNVKQPDIASSVIPITASFHLVGDCFFIIILSMIIASGYSLCTTDYVTFLLYFLLFKFAIVAVPAGGIMVMLPILEKYLKFSPEMLSLITALYIVFDPIITSANVMGNGAFTMMFTKLYDKLK, encoded by the coding sequence GTGCTACAACTATTAATCTTACTTGCTGTCATCACTTCAGTTGCATTCTTTGGTCATTTAGTTCCAATGGAAGCAAAAACCTTCTTGTACTCAACGAGCCTGAGTATAAAAGAGGTTTTGCTATTTATAATGCCTTTTATTATTTTTGCGTTAATCTTTAGCAGTGTTAACAATCTTAAGCAGTCAGCTATAAAGTTCATATTGTTACTTATTATAATGATCTTCTTATCGAATCTGGCTTCAAGTTTAATAGCTTATTCGGTTGGGCATTTTATCCTACAAAACACTTATTCAATACAAGATATAAAGTATGAAGAAACAATTGCTCCTTTGTGGTCGTTTAAGCTACCGCTACTCCTTTCTAACTTTCATGCTCTTGCTTGTGGATTTGTGTCCAGCATAGTAGTGTCCATTCTGCTACCCAAGAAAGGCAAAGAGCTCTCGCACAAAATGTTAGATTTAACTCTCTTCATTTTGAAGGCATTTTTGATGCCGATTATTCCAATATTTGTACTTGGGCTTGCTTTAAAAATGCAACATGATCAAGTTTTATCTATAATATTTAAGGATTACTCAATAATTTTCATTATTATAGCATCTGCAACCTACCTTTATGTTTTCCTCTTATATGGAGCAGCAAATTCATTCAAGATCACAAGCTGGATAGCTAGCATAGGCAATATGATACCGGCATTTATTACTGCAATGAGCACAATGTCTAGTAATGCAACTATGCCGCTTACTCTTGAAGGAAGCAAAAAAAATGTAAAGCAACCTGACATAGCATCGTCTGTTATACCAATAACTGCTAGCTTTCATTTAGTAGGTGATTGCTTTTTTATCATAATATTATCAATGATAATTGCCTCCGGTTATTCATTGTGCACAACAGACTATGTAACTTTCCTTCTCTATTTTTTGTTATTTAAATTTGCTATCGTTGCAGTGCCGGCAGGAGGAATTATGGTAATGCTACCTATTCTTGAGAAATATCTCAAATTCTCTCCAGAAATGCTTTCGTTAATCACAGCCTTGTATATAGTGTTTGACCCAATAATCACTTCAGCAAATGTTATGGGTAATGGTGCCTTTACTATGATGTTTACAAAACTCTATGATAAGCTTAAGTAA